One Brassica napus cultivar Da-Ae chromosome C4, Da-Ae, whole genome shotgun sequence genomic region harbors:
- the LOC106454625 gene encoding uncharacterized protein LOC106454625, which translates to MSKKNNLAKRKKQHEYNLQKEKELQDKKIKKLQANKNKMKVDGSGKKKKGGFSVGKKKLKTKLTPAAKAKAAQAMELDN; encoded by the exons ATGTCGAAGAAGAATAACTTAGCCAAGAGAAAGAAGCAACACGAGTACAATCTCCAAA AGGAGAAAGAACTACAGGATAAGAAAATTAAGAAGCTTCAGGCCAACAAGAACAAGATGAAA GTTGATGGTAgtggtaagaagaagaaaggtggATTCtcagttggcaagaagaagttgaagacTAAGTTGACTCCTGCTGCTAAAGCTAAAGCTGCTCAAGCTATGGAGCTAGACAATTGA